The following are encoded together in the Camelus ferus isolate YT-003-E chromosome 30, BCGSAC_Cfer_1.0, whole genome shotgun sequence genome:
- the SERPINB5 gene encoding serpin B5 gives MDALQLANSAFAVDLFKQLCEKEPAGNVLFSPICLSTSLSLAQVGAKGDTANEIGQVLHFENVKDVPFGFQTVTSDVNKLSSFYSLKLIKRLYVDKSLNPSTEFISSTKRPYGKEMETVDFKDKLEETKSQINNSVKELTDGRFENILADNSVNDQTKILVVNAAYFVGKWMKKFPESETKECPFRVNKTDTKPVQMMNTEATFCMGHIDGINCKVIELPFQNKHLSMLILLPKDVEDGSTGLEQVEKQLNSETLLQWTNPSTMANAKVKLSIPKFKVEKMIDPKASLENLGLKTIFNEDTSDFSGMSEAKGVALSNVIHRVCLEVTEDGGDSIEVPGSRILQHKDEFNADHPFIYIIRHNKTRNIIFLGKFCSP, from the exons ATGGACGCCCTGCAACTGGCAAATTCAGCATTTGCAGTTGACCTGTTCAAACAACTGTGTGAAAAGGAGCCAGCGGGCAATGTTCTCTTCTCTCCAATCTGTCTCTCCACGTCTCTGTCACTTGCCCAAGTAGGTGCCAAAGGTGACACGGCGAACGAAATTGGTCAG GtccttcattttgaaaatgtcaaaGATGTGCCCTTTGGATTTCAGACAGTAACATCGGATGTCAACAAACTTAGTTCCTTTTACTCACTGAAATTAATCAAACGGCTGTACGTGGACAAATCTCTGAATCCTTCCACA GAGTTCATCAGCTCTACGAAGAGACCCTATGGAAAGGAGATGGAGACCGTTGATTTCAAAGATAAattggaagaaacaaaaagtcaGATCAACAACTCAGTTAAGGAACTCACAGACG GCCGCTTCGAGAACATTTTAGCTGACAACAGCGTAAATGACCAGACCAAAATCCTTGTGGTTAATGCTGCCTACTTTGTTGGAAAGTGGATGAAGAAATTTCCTGAATCAGAAACCAAAGAATGCCCTTTCAGAGTCAACAAG ACGGACACCAAACCAGTGCAGATGATGAATACGGAGGCCACGTTCTGTATGGGCCACATTGACGGTATTAACTGTAAGGTCATAGAGCTTCCCTTTCAAAACAAGCACCTCAGCATGCTCATCCTGCTGCCCAAGGATGTGGAGGATGGGTCCACGGGGCTGGAGCAG GTTGAAAAACAACTCAACTCAGAGACACTCTTGCAGTGGACCAACCCCAGCACCATGGCCAATGCCAAAGTCAAACTCTCCATTCCAAAATTTAAGGTGGAAAAGATGATTGATCCCAAGGCTAGTCTGGAAAACCTAGGgctgaaaactatttttaatgagGATACATCTGATTTCTCTGGAATGTCAGAGGCCAAGGGAGTAGCCCTCTCAAATGTTATTCACAGAGTGTGCTTAGAAGTAACTGAAGATGGTGGGGATTCCATAGAGGTGCCAGGATCACGAATCCTACAACACAAGGATGAATTCAATGCTGACCACCCATTTATTTACATCATCAGGCACAACAAAACTCGAAACATCATTTTCTTGGGCAAGTTCTGTTCTCcttaa